Proteins co-encoded in one Spirosoma endbachense genomic window:
- a CDS encoding DUF5074 domain-containing protein: MTSSNRLLSGISIALLTLIAGACKVEDAPPSPYEEGAYIVNAGTPGASNGSISFIARNTATPTVDIFNAANGRALGGTVQDYTEIDGKGVILVDNNAGGQDKVEIVESGTFKSLATFQAPDVENPRFVVYAGPNKAYISCWDATGSGANTYTKPGYILVLNLGSRTVVKKIPVTKGAERMVLVNKEVFVGSVGGEQVLTVINTDTDEVVQPGIDAGVNANPIAFDANKKLWAYASSTNEMVRINPTSKIVETRLKVGRGPKTPSAITLNADKTIFFFVNSFNDPADNGKLKGETYRFSINDVTIQANTPFIRRLFSGLSVDPYDARGLLYAAVTPSANQPGYAIRYQPSGALVDSIKADIAPTRFFFR, from the coding sequence ATGACAAGTAGTAATCGTTTACTCAGCGGTATTAGCATTGCCTTATTAACGCTTATTGCCGGAGCCTGCAAAGTTGAGGATGCCCCACCTTCGCCCTATGAAGAAGGCGCTTATATCGTCAATGCAGGCACTCCTGGTGCCAGCAACGGGTCAATTTCCTTCATAGCCCGCAATACCGCTACGCCAACAGTAGATATTTTTAACGCTGCCAATGGTAGAGCGCTGGGAGGCACCGTTCAGGATTACACAGAAATTGACGGTAAAGGCGTCATTCTGGTCGATAATAATGCGGGCGGACAAGATAAAGTTGAAATTGTTGAGTCAGGCACATTCAAATCGCTGGCAACCTTCCAGGCTCCTGATGTTGAAAATCCACGATTCGTTGTTTATGCTGGTCCCAATAAAGCCTATATCAGCTGCTGGGATGCAACCGGCAGTGGGGCAAACACGTATACTAAACCCGGCTATATTCTGGTCCTGAATCTGGGTTCCCGGACTGTTGTAAAGAAAATTCCGGTCACGAAAGGTGCGGAGCGTATGGTACTTGTCAACAAAGAGGTCTTTGTGGGGAGCGTTGGTGGGGAGCAGGTCCTGACCGTTATTAATACGGATACGGATGAAGTGGTTCAGCCGGGCATTGACGCGGGCGTAAATGCCAACCCGATTGCCTTTGATGCCAATAAGAAACTGTGGGCCTATGCATCATCAACCAATGAGATGGTTCGGATTAACCCGACGAGCAAAATAGTCGAGACCCGGCTTAAAGTGGGTAGAGGTCCTAAAACACCCAGTGCAATTACCTTAAACGCCGACAAAACGATTTTTTTCTTCGTCAATTCCTTCAATGATCCGGCCGACAACGGTAAGTTAAAGGGCGAAACCTATCGCTTTTCAATCAACGATGTGACTATTCAGGCCAATACGCCATTTATCCGCCGGCTATTTAGCGGCTTAAGTGTCGATCCATATGATGCCAGAGGTTTGCTTTATGCAGCCGTAACACCCTCAGCGAATCAGCCAGGATATGCAATACGCTACCAGCCAAGTGGCGCATTGGTCGATTCGATCAAGGCCGACATTGCCCCTACCCGATTCTTTTTTCGGTGA
- a CDS encoding M20/M25/M40 family metallo-hydrolase gives MATRQKESATRFIIHVITAAFWLGLIQLPSGLVAQKLSPQKLDALVDKQMWLAIDELSDYVSLPNDAVNPANILKNIAWTEKAMTKRGFQTTVLKTNQLPLVLAEKTFPKATQTVLFYFHLDGQPVRPSEWNQKDPFVTVLKEKTTTGEYKDLSGNLPKTGVNDEWRLFGRSTSDDKGPIIMMLNALDILQTEKQTPPFNIKIIIDTEEEKGSGGLKGALASYKNKLQADFMIVMDGPMHSSNLPTLTFGCRGNAGFTITTYGPVTPQHSGHFGNYAPNPAFRLARLITSMKDEQGRALIPGFYDGITFDDETKKIMAAVPDNKQAINKALMIVEEEKVGNNYQESLQYPSLNIKGMKAAVVGKGSGTIVPEEAVATFDIRLVPETDGKRMVELVKKHIEKQGFTVLDHAPTPEERLKYAQIVFFEGNAGTPAFRTNINEPMGVWLRKAVSDGFGKEPVIIRIMGGTVPVVPFIQALQVPAVIVPLVNMDNNQHSPNENLRLGNLRTGIKTCLSILTEPLQQRAH, from the coding sequence ATGGCTACCAGACAAAAAGAATCGGCAACCCGATTCATTATTCATGTAATCACGGCCGCTTTCTGGCTTGGCCTCATCCAGTTGCCCTCGGGCCTTGTTGCCCAGAAATTGAGTCCCCAAAAACTGGATGCCCTTGTCGATAAGCAGATGTGGCTGGCCATTGATGAACTCAGCGATTATGTGTCCCTACCAAATGATGCCGTTAACCCAGCCAACATTCTCAAAAATATAGCCTGGACTGAAAAGGCGATGACGAAGCGGGGTTTTCAGACAACGGTGCTTAAAACCAATCAATTGCCTTTAGTTTTAGCGGAGAAAACGTTTCCGAAAGCTACTCAAACGGTTTTGTTCTATTTCCACCTGGATGGCCAGCCCGTACGACCCAGCGAGTGGAATCAGAAAGACCCTTTTGTGACGGTGCTTAAAGAAAAAACCACCACTGGCGAATACAAAGACTTAAGTGGCAACTTGCCCAAAACGGGGGTTAACGACGAGTGGCGCCTGTTTGGCCGTTCTACCTCGGATGATAAAGGGCCAATTATAATGATGCTCAATGCCCTCGATATTCTCCAGACCGAAAAGCAAACCCCGCCTTTTAACATCAAGATCATTATTGATACCGAGGAAGAGAAAGGGTCGGGCGGGTTGAAAGGGGCGTTGGCTTCCTATAAAAACAAATTGCAGGCCGATTTTATGATTGTGATGGATGGCCCCATGCATTCGTCTAATTTACCGACCCTAACGTTCGGTTGCCGGGGTAATGCGGGTTTCACCATAACTACCTATGGGCCAGTTACGCCACAGCACAGCGGGCATTTTGGCAATTATGCCCCAAATCCGGCATTTCGGCTGGCCCGGCTGATAACGTCAATGAAAGATGAGCAGGGGCGGGCCTTGATTCCGGGATTCTACGACGGCATTACGTTTGACGACGAGACCAAAAAAATCATGGCGGCTGTGCCCGATAATAAACAGGCTATCAACAAGGCGCTGATGATCGTTGAGGAAGAGAAGGTAGGAAATAACTATCAGGAGTCTCTGCAATATCCATCGCTCAACATTAAGGGAATGAAGGCGGCTGTAGTTGGTAAAGGGTCTGGAACCATTGTGCCCGAAGAAGCCGTAGCGACTTTCGATATTCGCCTGGTGCCCGAAACCGACGGTAAACGGATGGTCGAACTGGTTAAAAAGCACATCGAAAAGCAGGGCTTCACCGTGCTGGATCATGCACCAACGCCCGAAGAACGGCTAAAATATGCTCAGATCGTTTTTTTTGAGGGTAATGCCGGTACGCCCGCTTTTCGCACAAATATCAACGAACCGATGGGCGTTTGGCTACGTAAAGCTGTATCTGATGGATTTGGGAAAGAGCCGGTAATAATTCGGATTATGGGCGGAACGGTGCCTGTTGTGCCATTCATTCAGGCACTTCAGGTTCCTGCGGTCATTGTTCCCTTAGTGAATATGGATAACAATCAGCATAGCCCGAACGAAAACCTAAGGCTTGGCAACCTGCGAACCGGTATAAAAACCTGCCTTTCTATTCTTACTGAACCACTTCAGCAAAGGGCTCATTAA
- a CDS encoding protein-tyrosine phosphatase family protein — MELYQIDERGSLFISPSIDNWEPISQLTIDVVFNLDYTLDQNIPEEMNKTLYIFFPFEDRELPDLQKLHALAQFGASLIHDGHQVLSHCGMGHNRSALLAGLILTYLGFSGKDAVRMIQARRQGALYNKMFAAYLETIPASKTDPVSDRPISLFN, encoded by the coding sequence ATGGAATTGTACCAGATTGATGAAAGAGGTTCTTTATTTATTTCGCCTTCCATCGATAATTGGGAGCCAATATCGCAGCTTACTATTGATGTAGTATTTAATCTGGACTATACGCTGGATCAGAATATTCCGGAGGAAATGAATAAAACACTTTATATCTTTTTCCCATTCGAAGATAGAGAGTTACCCGATCTCCAGAAATTGCATGCCCTGGCTCAATTTGGGGCCAGTTTGATTCACGATGGCCATCAGGTTTTGTCACACTGTGGTATGGGACATAATCGTTCGGCTCTATTGGCGGGCCTCATCCTGACGTATCTGGGCTTCAGTGGAAAAGATGCTGTTCGTATGATTCAAGCCAGAAGACAGGGTGCTCTGTATAATAAAATGTTTGCTGCCTATCTTGAAACGATACCAGCCTCTAAAACAGATCCTGTTTCAGATCGTCCGATTTCGTTGTTTAATTAA